DNA from Chryseomicrobium sp. FSL W7-1435:
CAGTATACATTAGCGTGTTCAGCTAAAGAACTGGAGCGCCTCCTACCAGTAGTGATTGATACAGTGGCAGGTGTCGGTACACTGACTTTTTTAGATACAACTAGTAACACGTACTATGCACTAGGGCATCCCATACAAGAACATTTGACAGGAACAATCCCGACAGGTGCAAATGGCCATATTCGGTTAGCTGCTGTAGACAAAATCGTACGCTCCGCTCCTCAAAAACCAGGATTTAAAGTAACAAAGCCGCTTATCCCTTTGAGAGTGGCGCCAGTAACTCAAAACTCTCTATACGGCCTTCTGGGAGATGCATCATCAGTTGCAGCTTGGTTTCCAAGTCGTCAAGAAATCCAAGTCAGCAATCCAAGAAAAGGAAAAGCCACGTTAAGAACAGTAACTGCTGGAGATCAAGTAGAGGAGTATGATCTTGAGATAACAGCTATCGACTCTGACAAATTTTTTGTCACGATAACGGATGAGCAATTACTCAACTTATCAGGTGGTATCCTCCAAGGAATGAGTGGAAGTCCCATTATTCAAAACAATCATTTGGTTGGAGCACTTACACATATGAACAGTGTTCAACCAACAAAAGGTGCAGCTATCTCCATTGATCAGATGAAAAAGTAGAAACCATCCTTCGGGGTGGTTTTTTCATTTGTATCCGATTGACGAATTTTCAGTTGCTATCGATTCATTAAAAAAGTTATACTATAGTGAAGATTATTCGACAAAACCCTTAAAAATTGTCGGTAGTTGTCAGAATTGATAGAAATTATCCTACAAAAGATATATTTAACTTTTGAACTACTTTCTCTATAGTATGTAAGTAGAATGATAGAAGGCAGGGGATGAAGGAATGGAAAAAATTAAAGTAATGGTAGTGGATGATAATCGTGATTTAGTGACAACGATTGCTGACTATTTTAAAGAGCATCCGTCGATTGAAGTCATTCACGTGGCTTTTAACGGCAAACAGTGTTTGGAACTTTTAGAAAAGCAAGTTCCTGATGTTTTGTTACTAGATATCATCATGCCTCATCTCGATGGCATTGCGGTCATGGATTATCTGCATAAAGAGCAGCTCTATCCAAATATGAAAGTCATCATGCTGACGGCGTTTGGCCAAGAAGAAGTGATGAAGCAAGCCGTTGATTTAGGAACTGCATACTTTATGTTAAAACCGTTTGAATTTGACCGCCTGGTTCAACAGATCCTTCAAGTCGCTGGTTCGGCTCAAAGCCAATCAGATGCGTCTCCTAGACGTCATGCGTTTAAGACAAAGGGAATCGACTTCACCATTACAAACGTTATTAAAGAGATTGGTGTACCTGCACATATCAAAGGGTATTCTTATTTGCGAGAAGCAATTCAAATGGTCTATCATGACATTGAACTACTTGGCTCTGTAACGAAAGTGCTCTATCCAGAAATCGCTAAAAAATTCGATACGACACCATCCCGTGTGGAAAGAGCGATTCGACATGCTATAGAAGTAGCATGGAACAGAGGGAATTATGAGACGATTTCACAGACATTCGGTTACACAGTTCATCACCTTAAGAGCAAACCAACAAATTCAGAATTTATTGCCATGATTGCAGATAAGATTCGTTTAGAGAACATGGCAAGTTAGAAAGGGTTTTACTATGCTTCCTATTTATGCGCATCGTGGTGCATCAGGATATAAAATGGAGAATACACTTGCCGCATTTAAAGAAGCGATAGCAAGACAATGCACAGGAATTGAAATTGATCTACAACTAACCGCTGACGGAGAACATATGGTGATTCACGACTTAGATTTGTTTCGTCTGACGGGACAAAACAAACAAATTCGAGATGTGGCTGCAGAAGAAGTGATGAAGTGGAAAGTAGGTAGGCGCTTTTTCAGACGCTGGTTCGGCCAACGAATTTTAACACTGCGTGAATTTATAGACTTTGCATCAGAGCATCAAGTAGCGTTAAATGTTGAATTAAAAGAGACCTACATGGGGAAACACGAAAAAATCTGGGAAGTCGCAGAATTGATCAAAGGGTTTTCAGATGTTCACTTTTCGTCTTTTGATGTCTCGATTCTTGAATTAGGGAATCAAAAATATCCTGAGTACGATTGGTGCTTGATCGGAAAAAAATCAACCGATTGGAATGAAATGAAACAGTATTCTTGGTTACGTACCATTCACTTAAACAAACGCTATTATAAATCTGAGTGGGTGAAGGCGTTATGTGCAGACTACTCCATTCGTTTCTATGGACTGACAGGTAAGGAAGCATTCATCACCAATCCAATGCCCTGTGTCATAGGGTGGATCAGCGATTATCCAGATATCATCATGAAAAAACAAAAAAGGCAAAATCCATAAATTGGATTAGCCTTTTTTTTCTTTGAATCGCTCGGATACACGTCCATTTTTACGATCTCGTCGCAACAAGAATCCTGCAAAAAATCCGACTCCCATAATCATAAAGAGCAATCCGAGTATAAATTGTAACCATAAGGGCGCTGTTCCTAAGTTGCTAACTCCAAAAAAAGTATCCCGCATTAATTTAATCCCATAAGCTGCGAAAATACCTGGTATTACCAGTATTATCAATGCTACTAGCCTAGCCAATTGCGTCATCTCCTAACCTTTAGATAACTATCGCATGTGTAAAAATGATTGTCAATCGAGTCATCTTACGGTATCATAAAGGAGAAATGCAACAACTTGCACTTACACCAGGGAGGTGTGCAATAAATTGCAAAATATACTTTTACTTGGAGCAGGTAGAGGTGGCACTGCTATTCTACGTCTTCTCAATGATTTGGGGAATTTCACGTTTGCAGCAGTTATAGATGAAAATCCTGAAGCGCCTGCCTTGTTACTCGCTGAATCTATGGGTATTCCAACAGATTCAAAATGGACGTCTTATATGTCTCCTGAAATCGATGTCATTATAGATGCTACAGGTGATCCACAGTTGTTGCCTAAGCTTTTAGCCAAACGAGATCGAAGCACTGTAGTTATCCCAGGAGAAATTGCTTCAATCTTAGTCCAACTGATTGAAGAAAAAGAACGATCGTTTCATTTGATAGATGCTCAAAGAACTGTTCAACGCATTATATTTGATTCGATGGAAGAAGGAATCATTAGTATTGATGTGGACGGGAAAATTACATTTTTCAATGAAAGTGCGGCCCGGCTCACACAGGTGAAAAAGGACACAGTGATCGGCAAGCATATTCACGAAGTCATTCCTCATAGCCGATTGATGCAAGTGATCGAAACTGGCCGATATGAATCGTTCCAACAATTAACTCTTGAAAGCGGTACCAAGATTGTCACATCAAGGTTTCCTATAACAATTGATTCTGGTGAGCGTATTGGTGCGTTTGCAGTATTTAAAGATATTTCAGAGATCCAAGAAATGGCTGAAGAACTGACGAACTTACGTGAGATTCAAATGATGTTAGAAGCAATTATCCAATCTTCCGATGATGCTATTTCAGTAGTCGACGAAAAAGGAATAGGGCTTCTTATCAATCCGGCTTATTCACGAATAACAGGTCTCACGGAACAAGACATCATTGGAAAACCAGCAGAAGCAGACATTGCAGATGGAGAAAGTATTCATCGACAAGTATTGGATACACGTAAACCTGTGCGTGGAAAACAGCTTCAAATAGGAAAAGATCGAAAAGATGTCATTGTTAACGTTGCTCCTGTCATTGTCAATAATCGATTAAAGGGCAGTGTAGGAGTTATCCATGACGTGACAGAAATGCGACTTATGATGAAAGAATTAGACCGAGCCCGCTTGCTTATTCGCTCTCTAGAATCCAATTTGTCTTTTGAAGATATTATTGGACAATCTGAAAAAATTCAATTTGCTAAAGATCAAGCAAAATTAGCGGCTGGAGTACCAGTTACCATATTACTTCGCGGAGAAACAGGCGTCGGTAAAGATTTGTTTGCTCATGCCATTCATCGAAAAAGCGAATGGAAGCACAATAAATTTATTCGCGTCAATTGTAGTTCTGTGGAAGCAACCAGTTCATTATTTGAAGATGGCTCTCAAGAGATTTTGATGAAGCAAGCTTCTGGAGGTACATTGTTTCTTGATGAAATAGGAGAACTGTCCTCTGATCAACAAAAAGAACTATTAAGTCGCTTAGCAGTTGCGGACTTTAGATTGATTGCTTCGACAAGTGATCAATTAGAAAAAAATATGCGCGATGGCACTTTTCTTGAAGAACTTTATTTCCAAGTTAATAAAATGCCAATCTACATACCACCTTTGCGCGAACGAACAGAAGATATTCATTCCATCCTAGAGCATGTGCTAGTGAGACTGAATAAAGAATTCGGAAAGCAAGTCGAAGGGTTCTCTGACCGGGCACTGCGTGCATTAGAATCGTATGATTGGCCAGGGAATGTCCGAGAGCTTGAAAACGTCATAAGCCGTACATTGATCTTTATGAATGCCAATGAAAAACTAGTAGAAGAAAAGCATTTACCATTGACTACGATTCGAAGGTCACAACCGGTGTTGCCAGATGGCTCTCTTACTGAATTAGTAGAAGAGTATGAACGCAAATTGATTCAAGACACACTAGCTTCATTTAAAGGAAACAAGACTGAAGCTGCAAAAAAGCTAAAGATTTCGCTACGAACACTCTACTACAAAATTGAGAAACTAGGCGTTGAAGGATAAAGGAGGGATTGTTTATGAAATCTTTTGCTGAACTTTTAAACAGGTCAACTTCTCAGCAAAAAAAGACAGTCGCAATCGCCTGTGCTGCAGATGCCGAAGTTATGGAGGCAGTAAGTAAAGCGGTTGAGCTTAAACTGGCGAAATTTGTTCTGTATGACACCGAACAAAACTTCCAAGCCATTTCGCAAGACATCTTATCCCATCCTGACATCGAATTACGCTATACACCGACAGCGGCGCAAGCAGTTAAACAGGCTGTTCAATCAGCGGGTTCAGGTGAAGCGGATGCTTTGATGAAAGGGCATGTGGATACAGCGACATTATTACGAGAAGTATTGCGTGATGAAAACGGCTTGAAGACAGGGAAAACCATTTCGCATGTGGCAGTTTTCGAGTTTCCAGAGTTCGATCGATTGTTATTTGTGACAGATGCTGCGATGAACATTGCTCCCGACTTGAAACAAAAGAAAGATATTCTTGTCAATGCTGTTGCTGTCGCACATCGGGTAGGTCTCGCTAATCCAGTCGTTGCTCCACTGAGCGCTGTTGAGGTTGTCAATCCAGCCATGCCATCCAGCACAGATGCTGCGTTGCTGACAATGATGTATCAGCGTGGTCAGATTAAGGGTTGTGTCGTTGACGGGCCGTTAGCTTTTGACAATGCCATATCAGTGGCTTCTGCAAAGGCGAAGGGAATCTCATCTGAGACAGCAGGATATGCCGATATTTTACTCGTACC
Protein-coding regions in this window:
- a CDS encoding SpoIVB peptidase S55 domain-containing protein, coding for MGSWKIAVFILCLLVPIPVSAAIVPLGESIEIEIPLEEMIVVEDLSLCKTAIKQQDKVYSLQSKKELIELISKSSSTSIPLTMSRDGEQYTLACSAKELERLLPVVIDTVAGVGTLTFLDTTSNTYYALGHPIQEHLTGTIPTGANGHIRLAAVDKIVRSAPQKPGFKVTKPLIPLRVAPVTQNSLYGLLGDASSVAAWFPSRQEIQVSNPRKGKATLRTVTAGDQVEEYDLEITAIDSDKFFVTITDEQLLNLSGGILQGMSGSPIIQNNHLVGALTHMNSVQPTKGAAISIDQMKK
- the spo0A gene encoding sporulation transcription factor Spo0A, which codes for MEKIKVMVVDDNRDLVTTIADYFKEHPSIEVIHVAFNGKQCLELLEKQVPDVLLLDIIMPHLDGIAVMDYLHKEQLYPNMKVIMLTAFGQEEVMKQAVDLGTAYFMLKPFEFDRLVQQILQVAGSAQSQSDASPRRHAFKTKGIDFTITNVIKEIGVPAHIKGYSYLREAIQMVYHDIELLGSVTKVLYPEIAKKFDTTPSRVERAIRHAIEVAWNRGNYETISQTFGYTVHHLKSKPTNSEFIAMIADKIRLENMAS
- a CDS encoding glycerophosphodiester phosphodiesterase family protein, translated to MLPIYAHRGASGYKMENTLAAFKEAIARQCTGIEIDLQLTADGEHMVIHDLDLFRLTGQNKQIRDVAAEEVMKWKVGRRFFRRWFGQRILTLREFIDFASEHQVALNVELKETYMGKHEKIWEVAELIKGFSDVHFSSFDVSILELGNQKYPEYDWCLIGKKSTDWNEMKQYSWLRTIHLNKRYYKSEWVKALCADYSIRFYGLTGKEAFITNPMPCVIGWISDYPDIIMKKQKRQNP
- a CDS encoding DUF2627 domain-containing protein yields the protein MARLVALIILVIPGIFAAYGIKLMRDTFFGVSNLGTAPLWLQFILGLLFMIMGVGFFAGFLLRRDRKNGRVSERFKEKKG
- a CDS encoding PAS domain-containing protein is translated as MQNILLLGAGRGGTAILRLLNDLGNFTFAAVIDENPEAPALLLAESMGIPTDSKWTSYMSPEIDVIIDATGDPQLLPKLLAKRDRSTVVIPGEIASILVQLIEEKERSFHLIDAQRTVQRIIFDSMEEGIISIDVDGKITFFNESAARLTQVKKDTVIGKHIHEVIPHSRLMQVIETGRYESFQQLTLESGTKIVTSRFPITIDSGERIGAFAVFKDISEIQEMAEELTNLREIQMMLEAIIQSSDDAISVVDEKGIGLLINPAYSRITGLTEQDIIGKPAEADIADGESIHRQVLDTRKPVRGKQLQIGKDRKDVIVNVAPVIVNNRLKGSVGVIHDVTEMRLMMKELDRARLLIRSLESNLSFEDIIGQSEKIQFAKDQAKLAAGVPVTILLRGETGVGKDLFAHAIHRKSEWKHNKFIRVNCSSVEATSSLFEDGSQEILMKQASGGTLFLDEIGELSSDQQKELLSRLAVADFRLIASTSDQLEKNMRDGTFLEELYFQVNKMPIYIPPLRERTEDIHSILEHVLVRLNKEFGKQVEGFSDRALRALESYDWPGNVRELENVISRTLIFMNANEKLVEEKHLPLTTIRRSQPVLPDGSLTELVEEYERKLIQDTLASFKGNKTEAAKKLKISLRTLYYKIEKLGVEG
- a CDS encoding bifunctional enoyl-CoA hydratase/phosphate acetyltransferase; translated protein: MKSFAELLNRSTSQQKKTVAIACAADAEVMEAVSKAVELKLAKFVLYDTEQNFQAISQDILSHPDIELRYTPTAAQAVKQAVQSAGSGEADALMKGHVDTATLLREVLRDENGLKTGKTISHVAVFEFPEFDRLLFVTDAAMNIAPDLKQKKDILVNAVAVAHRVGLANPVVAPLSAVEVVNPAMPSSTDAALLTMMYQRGQIKGCVVDGPLAFDNAISVASAKAKGISSETAGYADILLVPNIESGNVLYKSFMYFGRAKVGAVIEGAKVPIILTSRADSAESKLYSIALASI